GCGCCCCACGAGGCACGCCGGGTTCGGCGCCTCGCGGTGCAGCCCGAACAAGCGCGCTTCGTCGACGGCGCGATAGACATCGACGAGCCTGATCGCGCCGGGTGCGCGCGCCAGCAACGCTCCCCCGCCTGCGCCCAGTTGCGACGTCGTCAGCCCGGCCTGCGCAAGCATCGACAGCAACCGGCGGATCAGCGCCGGATTCGTGTTGACGCTGCCCGCGACGATCTCGGACGATAGCGGCTCACCCTGCTGCAACGACAGCAGCGCCAGGATGTGAACCGCATAGGCGAATCGGCTGCTCGTGTTCATCGCTGAAGGTCGACCAAAACTGTAACTATCATAATTACATTTCACCTCGTCCGCAACCCCAACCCATGAACGGCGAGCGCGTTGCGACACCGGCGGCGCTCGCTCATGCCGTTCGAATAAAGATCATGCGCGAGGAGTACACTGCCCGCTTCGTCCTAG
The sequence above is a segment of the Trinickia acidisoli genome. Coding sequences within it:
- a CDS encoding Rrf2 family transcriptional regulator, with protein sequence MNTSSRFAYAVHILALLSLQQGEPLSSEIVAGSVNTNPALIRRLLSMLAQAGLTTSQLGAGGGALLARAPGAIRLVDVYRAVDEARLFGLHREAPNPACLVGRHIQQVLVGIVDDAQRAMEASLGSRTLADVTAGLIEAEGAMSAGEAG